In the genome of Magnolia sinica isolate HGM2019 chromosome 2, MsV1, whole genome shotgun sequence, one region contains:
- the LOC131226641 gene encoding uncharacterized protein LOC131226641, translating to MDAMMCRAFLITLSGSARSWYRQLKPKTIGSFAELSRLFLTQLISRKKSRKPTTHLFTLRQGNKESLKDFIACFNEEELLVDDYNNKMTLSAMFNGLKEGKFIFSIRKNLPTTLAELISRAQKYTNAKEFSNSCKNVHIAKQSSKEKRPRNEELQSSSKKPGDHASPDCRPSRRPENKFLSYTPLNTSLEQILLDIKGQRLLNWTVCLKTGADQQDKCKYCRFHHDNSHNTSDCVDLKDEKLT from the coding sequence ATGGATGCAATGATGTGCAGGGCTTTCTTGATAACCCTCTCTGGGTCTGCTCGGAGTTGGTATCGGCAGCTTAAGCCAAAGACGATTGGCTCCTTTGCGGAGCTTAGCAGATTATTTCTTACTCAGCTCATCTCtcgtaagaagagtcggaagccgacTACTCATTTGTTCACCCTCAGACAGGGGAACaaggagtcattgaaggactttatcgcctgcttcaatgaagaagaGTTGTTAGTGGATGACTACAATAACAAGATGACACTTTCTGccatgttcaatggactcaaagaGGGAAAGTTCATCTTCTCAATTAGGAAGAATCTACCTACTACTTTGGCAGAGCTCATCAGCCGAGCTCAGAAATACACCAATGCCAAGGAGTTCTCCAACTCCTGTAAGAATGTCCACATTGCCAAGCAGTCATCCAAGGAGAAGAGACCAAGGAATGAAGAGCTTCAGTCATCCAGCAAAAAGCCAGGCGATCATGCCTCTCCCGATTGTCGACCGAGTAGGAGGCCCGAAAACAAGTTCCTCTCCTATACTCCCCTCAACACATCCCTGGAGCAGATCCTGCTAGATATCAAGGGCCAGAGACTCTTGAACTGGACAGTTTGCTTGAAGACCGGGGCAGATCAGCAAGACAAGTGCAAGTACTGCCGATTCCATCATGACAATAGTCACAATACGAGCGACTGCGTGGATCTCAAGGATGAGAAGTTGACTTGA